A stretch of Terriglobales bacterium DNA encodes these proteins:
- the nusB gene encoding transcription antitermination factor NusB: protein MGTRRKSRELALQMLFQADMAKQSPDQVRKTFWAERADITDEVRGFTESIFGAGTGRAAEIDQLIEQHAENWRVDRMSAVDRNILRAGVAEMLAYPETAAAIIINEALEIARRFSAPESVQFINGVLDSVARELKRVPQT from the coding sequence ATGGGCACCCGCCGCAAATCCCGCGAGCTCGCGCTGCAGATGCTTTTTCAGGCCGACATGGCGAAGCAGTCGCCCGATCAGGTCCGCAAGACCTTCTGGGCCGAGCGCGCCGACATCACCGACGAGGTCCGCGGCTTCACCGAATCCATTTTTGGGGCGGGCACCGGGCGCGCTGCGGAAATCGATCAGCTCATCGAGCAGCACGCCGAAAACTGGCGGGTGGACCGCATGTCCGCCGTGGACCGCAACATTCTTCGCGCCGGCGTAGCCGAAATGCTCGCTTATCCCGAGACGGCTGCCGCGATCATCATCAATGAGGCGCTGGAAATCGCCCGCCGCTTTTCCGCACCCGAGTCGGTGCAGTTCATCAACGGCGTGCTCGACAGCGTAGCGCGCGAACTCAAGCGCGTCCCGCAGACGTAA
- a CDS encoding acetyl-CoA C-acetyltransferase yields MFQPQDIAIVAGARTPMGRYGGKLRDFSAQELGAIAGKCAIQRANIEPAEFDHVVFGNAQQTSGDALYGARHVALKAGLPIETPALTVNRLCGSGMQAIVSGAQLIQLGEAKTVLAGGMESMSQAPHVIRGARWGLGLGEGKLEDSLMVALLDTQCGLYMANTAELYASQHGITRQHMDEFALLSQQRADAAYKAGRIQEELVPVQLVDRKGQPTGESFSEDDHRRPQTTLEGLARLKPAFGKDGSVTAGNASGIVDGGAAVVLMPLESAQKRGLKPLGRLVSWGIAGVEPKIMGSGPVPASKIALQKAGLKLDDIDLVEVNEAFAGQYLAVEKQLGLDRNKTNVNGGAIALGHPLGATGTRLVITLLYELRRRGKKYGLATACIGGGQGIAVIVEALS; encoded by the coding sequence ATGTTCCAGCCGCAGGACATCGCCATCGTCGCCGGGGCGCGCACGCCCATGGGCCGATACGGCGGCAAACTGCGCGACTTCAGCGCGCAGGAACTCGGCGCGATCGCCGGCAAGTGCGCCATTCAGCGCGCCAACATCGAGCCCGCCGAGTTCGACCATGTGGTCTTCGGCAACGCGCAGCAGACGTCGGGCGACGCGCTCTACGGCGCCCGCCACGTCGCGCTCAAAGCCGGGTTGCCCATCGAAACGCCGGCGCTTACCGTGAACCGCCTGTGCGGCTCCGGCATGCAGGCCATTGTGAGCGGCGCGCAACTGATCCAGCTCGGCGAAGCAAAGACCGTGCTCGCCGGCGGCATGGAAAGCATGTCGCAGGCGCCGCACGTCATCCGCGGCGCGCGCTGGGGGCTGGGCCTGGGCGAAGGCAAGCTGGAAGACTCGCTGATGGTCGCGCTGCTCGACACCCAATGCGGCCTCTACATGGCCAACACCGCCGAGCTCTACGCCAGCCAGCACGGCATCACGCGCCAGCACATGGACGAGTTTGCGCTGCTCTCGCAGCAGCGCGCCGACGCGGCTTACAAGGCCGGACGCATCCAGGAAGAACTCGTCCCCGTGCAGCTCGTCGATCGCAAAGGCCAGCCCACCGGCGAGTCGTTTTCCGAGGATGATCACCGCCGCCCGCAAACCACGCTCGAAGGCCTTGCCAGGCTGAAGCCCGCGTTCGGCAAAGACGGCAGCGTCACCGCCGGCAACGCCAGCGGCATCGTGGATGGCGGCGCCGCCGTCGTCCTCATGCCGCTCGAAAGCGCGCAGAAGCGTGGACTCAAGCCGCTCGGCCGCCTCGTCAGCTGGGGCATCGCCGGCGTCGAGCCGAAGATCATGGGCTCGGGCCCGGTGCCGGCCTCGAAGATCGCCCTGCAAAAAGCCGGGCTGAAGCTCGACGACATTGACCTGGTCGAAGTGAACGAAGCCTTCGCCGGCCAGTACCTCGCTGTCGAAAAGCAACTCGGCCTCGATCGCAACAAGACCAACGTGAACGGCGGCGCCATCGCGCTCGGCCATCCGTTGGGCGCGACCGGCACGCGGCTGGTGATTACGCTGCTGTACGAATTGCGCAGGCGTGGAAAGAAGTACGGACTCGCAACGGCGTGCATTGGCGGCGGGCAGGGAATTGCAGTGATTGTGGAGGCTCTTTCTTAG
- the ribH gene encoding 6,7-dimethyl-8-ribityllumazine synthase — protein sequence MILSLHHLRVARSEREFSSVVELFESLGLEQCDAWNEKRSRGAKLRAPLGGIEIGHGRGFPDAELVLEVDSADAYFELAKNRKLRIVQKISDQEWGARLFILEAAGGMRVAVFSYEPKPEPTSNAGSLSAAGKRFGIVVARFNAFITERLLAGALDALRRSGAKKGDLEVVHVPGSFEIPIAARKLAASRRFNAIICLGCLLRGDTAHYDVIANECARGIGQSAQETGVPHAFGVLTCDTLEQAIDRAGLKGGNKGFEAALSAVEMANLKDIVGPRQSALGKAAKRRHRRH from the coding sequence ATGATTCTCTCCCTCCACCATCTCCGCGTCGCCCGCTCCGAGCGCGAATTTTCTTCGGTCGTTGAATTGTTCGAATCGCTGGGTCTCGAGCAGTGCGATGCGTGGAACGAGAAGCGCAGCCGGGGCGCGAAATTGCGCGCGCCCCTCGGCGGTATTGAGATCGGACACGGCCGCGGCTTCCCAGACGCCGAACTGGTGCTGGAAGTCGATAGCGCCGACGCCTACTTCGAGCTGGCGAAGAATCGCAAGCTGCGCATCGTTCAGAAAATTTCAGACCAGGAGTGGGGCGCGCGGCTCTTTATTCTCGAGGCCGCCGGCGGCATGCGTGTTGCCGTGTTCTCGTACGAGCCCAAGCCCGAGCCAACAAGCAACGCCGGCTCGCTCTCCGCCGCCGGCAAACGCTTCGGCATCGTCGTGGCGCGCTTCAACGCCTTCATCACTGAGCGCCTGCTCGCGGGCGCGCTCGACGCTCTGCGCCGCTCCGGCGCGAAAAAAGGCGACCTCGAAGTCGTGCACGTCCCCGGCAGCTTCGAAATTCCGATTGCCGCCCGCAAGCTCGCGGCCTCGCGCCGCTTCAACGCCATCATCTGCCTTGGGTGCCTGCTCCGCGGCGACACCGCGCACTACGACGTGATCGCCAACGAGTGCGCCCGCGGCATCGGCCAGTCGGCCCAGGAAACCGGCGTGCCCCATGCTTTCGGCGTCCTCACCTGCGACACGCTCGAGCAGGCCATCGACCGCGCCGGCCTCAAGGGCGGCAACAAGGGATTCGAGGCGGCGCTCTCGGCGGTGGAGATGGCGAATCTGAAAGACATTGTCGGCCCTCGGCAGTCGGCTCTCGGCAAAGCGGCCAAACGCAGACACCGTCGCCATTGA
- a CDS encoding GIY-YIG nuclease family protein produces the protein MPRPIAKGRLFYYVYILASLSGMLYVGLTDHLPRRLREHKDGVFDGFTKRYKINRLMCFEKMTDSYAARRREIQIKAYRREKKIALFVGTNPSWRDLSPEVFAWGIGPSLRSGSKSKAKPR, from the coding sequence TTGCCACGACCGATTGCGAAGGGCAGGCTGTTCTACTACGTCTACATTCTCGCTAGTCTCTCAGGGATGTTGTACGTCGGCCTCACCGACCATTTGCCGCGCCGTTTGCGCGAGCATAAAGACGGCGTGTTCGACGGGTTTACAAAGCGGTACAAGATCAATCGCTTGATGTGCTTCGAAAAGATGACTGATTCATATGCGGCGCGACGCCGTGAAATTCAGATCAAGGCATACCGTCGCGAGAAGAAAATCGCGTTATTTGTGGGCACGAATCCGTCATGGCGTGATCTTTCGCCCGAAGTGTTTGCTTGGGGTATAGGTCCCTCGCTTCGCTCGGGATCTAAGAGCAAAGCAAAGCCGCGGTAA
- a CDS encoding 3-hydroxyacyl-CoA dehydrogenase family protein, translated as MAIQKVGVLGCGLMGSGIAQVAATAGCDVTVLEAEQRFLDKGFAGIERSLAKLAEKPDKSGITPEKAKEIRARLQGTTDKSGLADCDIVIEAIIENVEEKKKMHSALDSIVKRDAIFASNTSSISITELMTATKRPERFIGLHFFNPVPLMKLVEVVRTIATDPAVLDTAVEFGKRLGKVPVRTSDKTGFIVNRLLVPYLLDAIRAYEEGVGSIPDIDNAMKLGCGYPMGPFTLLDFVGLDTTYYITHVMYDEFKERRFASPPLLKRLVLAGWYGKKTGKGFYDWSDPQNPVPGEF; from the coding sequence ATGGCAATTCAAAAGGTCGGCGTACTCGGCTGCGGTCTCATGGGCTCCGGCATCGCCCAGGTCGCAGCCACTGCGGGTTGCGACGTCACCGTGCTCGAGGCCGAGCAGCGCTTTCTCGACAAAGGCTTCGCCGGCATCGAGAGGTCGCTCGCGAAGTTGGCCGAGAAGCCCGACAAGAGCGGCATCACGCCCGAAAAGGCGAAAGAAATCCGCGCTCGTCTGCAGGGTACCACCGACAAGAGCGGCCTCGCCGACTGTGACATCGTCATTGAAGCCATCATCGAGAACGTTGAAGAAAAGAAGAAGATGCACTCGGCGCTGGACTCCATCGTGAAGCGCGATGCCATCTTCGCCTCCAATACCTCGTCCATCTCCATCACCGAGCTGATGACGGCGACCAAGCGCCCCGAGCGCTTCATCGGCCTGCACTTCTTCAACCCCGTGCCGCTCATGAAGCTGGTCGAGGTCGTGCGTACCATCGCTACCGATCCGGCGGTCCTCGACACCGCCGTCGAGTTCGGCAAAAGGCTGGGCAAAGTTCCGGTGCGCACCTCGGACAAAACGGGATTCATCGTGAACCGCCTGCTGGTGCCCTACCTGCTCGACGCCATCCGCGCCTACGAAGAGGGCGTGGGTTCGATCCCCGACATCGACAACGCCATGAAGCTCGGCTGCGGATATCCGATGGGCCCGTTCACGCTGCTCGACTTCGTCGGCCTCGACACCACGTACTACATCACCCACGTGATGTACGACGAGTTCAAGGAGCGCCGCTTCGCCTCGCCGCCGCTGCTCAAACGCCTGGTGCTGGCCGGCTGGTACGGGAAGAAAACGGGCAAAGGGTTTTACGACTGGTCGGACCCGCAGAACCCGGTGCCGGGGGAGTTTTGA
- a CDS encoding enoyl-CoA hydratase-related protein, whose amino-acid sequence MTFENIIFEKKGPIATVTVNRPKVLNALNAATMEDLRQAFSDIQEDAAIRVGLLTGAGEKAFIAGADIGELAKQDPVSAKEYTHRGQAVLDLIENLGKPVIACINGFALGGGCEIAMACSFRLASENAKLGQPEVKLGIIPGYGGTQRLPRLVGKGLANQILLSGDMITAQEAHRIGLVNEVTAPAELIPRAEAIAQKIIANAPLAVQYTLEAVNHGMEMPLSEGLYLEATLFAVACATEDKKEGTSAFLEKRPAQFKGK is encoded by the coding sequence ATGACCTTTGAAAACATCATTTTCGAGAAAAAAGGGCCCATCGCCACGGTCACCGTCAACCGACCGAAGGTCCTCAACGCCCTGAACGCGGCGACGATGGAAGACCTGCGGCAGGCCTTCAGCGACATTCAAGAAGATGCGGCCATACGCGTCGGCCTGCTCACCGGCGCGGGCGAGAAGGCCTTCATCGCCGGCGCCGACATCGGCGAACTGGCCAAGCAGGATCCGGTTTCCGCCAAGGAGTACACGCATCGCGGCCAGGCCGTGCTCGACCTGATCGAGAACCTGGGCAAGCCGGTCATCGCCTGCATCAACGGTTTCGCCCTCGGGGGCGGATGCGAGATCGCCATGGCCTGCAGCTTTCGTCTGGCCAGTGAGAATGCGAAGCTGGGTCAGCCCGAAGTCAAGCTCGGCATCATTCCTGGGTACGGCGGCACGCAACGCCTGCCGCGCCTGGTTGGCAAGGGCCTGGCGAACCAGATCCTGCTTTCCGGCGACATGATCACCGCCCAGGAAGCGCACCGCATCGGCCTGGTGAATGAAGTCACGGCGCCCGCCGAGTTGATCCCGCGCGCCGAAGCCATCGCGCAGAAGATCATCGCCAATGCGCCGCTCGCCGTGCAGTACACGCTTGAAGCCGTGAACCACGGCATGGAGATGCCACTTTCAGAAGGGCTCTACCTGGAAGCAACACTCTTCGCGGTCGCCTGCGCCACCGAGGACAAGAAAGAAGGCACCAGCGCATTCCTGGAAAAGCGCCCGGCACAGTTCAAGGGGAAGTGA